The genomic DNA GAACTATTTTAAAATCATAAAGGCGTAAGTATGAGTTGTCCCATGTGTGTTAGCCTACAAAGCAATAAGCAAAGCACTAGAAAATAAAAAAGATTTTAAATTTATACTTAATTTAGAATTTACTTTTATAAGCGTATTTTCATATCTAGCTTTTATCGTTACTTTTCCTATTCATTGTAACTGTATTTTTAAACGCAAAACTCGCCTTACACTGCTACATAAGCATTTTTTCTTATACTTAGACGATGATAAATTATTCTATAAACTCCACGGATTAAAACCGCCGTTAGTTCTTTTTGAGATGCGTAAATTTTACTAAAATAAATCTTGTATTTTTTAAATTTAGTTGGTCTAAGACCTTATATAGTATAATATGTATTTTAACGAAGGATTAAATATGTCAAAAAGTTTTATAACAGGATTTCCTAGAATAGGTGAGCAAAGAGAGCTAAAATTCGCGCTTGAGAGTTTTTGGGCCGGTAAGAGCGATTTTAGCGAAGTTGAGCGCATAGCAAAAGAGCTAAAAGTAAGACACTGGAAGTATCAAAAAGATGCGCATATAGATTTTATAAGCGCAAACGATTTTTCTTATTATGATTTAATGCTTGATAACATTGTAGCTTTTGGAGCGATCCCACCGAGATTTGACGGACTTAGTGGAACTGATCTATACTTTTCAATGGCAAGAGGCAACAAAACAAGCGTAGCTATGGAAATGACAAAATGGTTCAATACAAACTACCATTACATAGTTCCAGAACTTAGCAAAGAGACTAAATTTAGCCTAAATCCTACAAAAATATTAAACGAATATAAAGAAGCAAAAGCCCAGGGTATCACTCCAAAGATAAATTTGATAGGACCTATCACGTTTTTAGCGCTTAGTAAAACAACTGACGGAAGTTGCGCGCTTTGTCATTTAGACGCCTTAGTAGAGCAGTACGCTAAGCTTTTGGTTGAAATTTCTAAGCTTGATAACGAAGTCGTAGTTCAGATAGACGAGCCTATCTTTGTTACCGATAAAGCTGAAAAATTAAAAGATAAAATAGTTCTAGTTTATGAAAAGCTATGTACTAATGATAATGTTAAGATTATATTTATGACGTATTTTGAGCATGCAAACGAAGCCGTAAAAGAGATCGTAAAAACTAAAGTTTGGGGCGTTGGGCTTGATTTTGTACATGCAAGTTGCCAAAAAGATTCTTTAGAGATCCTAAAAAATAGCGATAAAGTTCTGTTTGCCGGACTTATAGACGGTAGAAACGTTTGGGTAAGTGACCTTGACGCCAAGCTTGAGCTGATAAATAAGATTAAAGAGTATATCTCAAGCGAACGCCTAAATATCGGCACCTCTTGCTCACTTTTACACGTTCCATATACTCTAAAATACGAAGAAAAACTAAGTATAAAAGAGTGGCTTAGCTTTGCGGTAGAAAAACTAACCGAAGTAAAACTACTAAAAAAACTAGCAAATAATGAGCATTTTTGTGAATCAGGCGAGGGTTTGCTTGCTAAAAATAGGGCGGCTATCGCTTCAAGAAAGACTTCTGAGTTAGTAAATGATAAAACTGTTCAAGAAAGAGTAAAAAACCTATCTAAATTTGAAAGAGATACTCCTTATGAAGAGCGTATAAAAACTCAAAAAGCTAAATTTAATCTTCCTGAGCTTCCGACTACGACTATAGGTAGTTTCCCGCAAACTCCGGAGCTCCGTCAAGTAAGAAATGCTTATAAAAAATCTCTGATATCGCAAGAAGCTTATGAAAAAGATATCAAAAAATATATTGATGAGTGTATAGCTTTTCAAGAAGAGTGCGGTTTAGACGTACTAGTTCACGGTGAGCCTGAGCGTAATGATATGGTCGAGTATTTCGGCGAGCAGCTAAAAGGATACGCGTTTAGTACTAATGGTTGGGTACAAAGCTACGGTAGTAGATGCGTTAAACCGCCGCTCCTTTTTGGCGATGTGAGTCGTCCAAAAGCTATGACCGTGGATTGGATAAGTTACGCTCAAAGCAAAACAAACAAGATCATGAAAGGTATGCTAACTGGACCGGTTACTATCTTAAACTGGAGCTTTGTAAGAGATGATAAACCAAGAAGCGAGATAGCAAAGGAGCTTGCACTTTGTATTTACGATGAGATAAGCGACCTTCAAAATGCAGGTATCAAAATCATACAAGTCGATGAAGCTGCGTTTAAAGAAGGCTATCCGCTTAGACATGAAAATGTATCCGCTTATGAAAAATTTGCGGTAGATTGCTTTAAACTAAGCGTTTGTTCAGCTAAAGCGGAGACCCAAATTCACACCCATATGTGTTATTCGGAGTTTAACGATATCATCAAAACCATTGAAGCGATGGATGCCGATGTTATCAGCATAGAAACTGCTAGAAGCGGAAACGAGCTACTTAAAATATTTAAATCAGTTGGCTATAAACAAGAAGTAGGACCAGGAGTTTATGATATCCACAGTCCAAGAGTTCCTAGCGTAGAAGAGATAGCTACTCAAATTCACGCTTTACTAGAAGTTCTTCCAAAAAGCCAACTTTGGATAAATCCAGATTGCGGTCTAAAAACAAGAAAATGGGAAGAGGTCAAACCTAGTCTTACAAATATGACTGCAGCCGTTAAAATCGTTCGTTTAAGTTAGAAATATGTATTGATATTTTGCTCATCTTATGATGAGCAAATTTGAAAGTAAAAAAAATATGCTGAAAAAGAAGATAAAAGATAATACTCCGGGAATTTTGTTATACGGTCTGACGCCTCCTAAACTAAATTTAACTCACGAAGAAGCAATAATAGTTGCAAAAAAGCAGTTAGAAAGGCTAGAAAATAGAGGCATTGATGGATTGGTTATATATGATTTGCAAGATGAAAGCAATAGAAATAAAAGTGAGCGTACCTTTGAGTTTTGTGGAACTATAAAACCCGAAATTTATCATAAAGAGTTTTTAAAACTAGCTTATCCAGCCGTTATTTACAAAGCTGTTGGAAATTATACGCAAGACGAATTTTGCAGATTTTTAAATGATTCTGGTGAAAATTTAAGCGTATTTGTAGGCGCTAGCTCCAAAAAAGACAGTCCGAAACTAAGTCTTGATATGGCATACAAACTCAAAAAGAACAAGGTCGAGATATAACTTTGGGCGGCATCTGCATACCGGAAAGACATGAGAAAAAAGGCGATGAAGATCTGCGTGTTGCCGGAAAAACCATAAAAGGCTGCGAGTTTTTTATCACGCAAGCCGTATATAATCTAGAAAACGCCAAACGATTTTTAGACGATTATTCAAATTTAAATATCAAAAAAGTACCTATTATATTTACATTTACGCCTTGCGGGAGTTTGAAAACGCTTGAGTTTATGCGTTGGCTTGGAATTTCAGTACCTAAACAGTTTGAAAATAGACTGTTTAAAAGCGATGATCCACTTAAAGCTTCTATAAGTTTAAGCCTTGATATGTTTGAATTTTTATTTAAATACGGTAAAGCAAAGGGTATTAGCATAGGTGCAAATGTAGAAAGTATATCTACTAGAAAAGTTGAAATCGAGGCTTCGGTTGAGCTTGTAAACGGGATAAAAAGCATTATTTCTTAATTTTTTAGTGTATTTACAAATATAATTGCAAAATAGGGGAGCGCGCAAATAATGCAAAAAGCGCTTTTTGTTACTAAATCTGCTTGTATCTGCATCATTATCCATAAAAATTAATTCAAAAAAGCATTCAATTCTTCATAATAAACTGATAGTTTATACATATAATAATTTATATCAAAACAGAGATATATTTCAAGTTTTAAACATAAGCTTTGCAAACAAAACTATCTTAATCATCTTATAAAGTTTGGACTTACTTTATAAACGTATCCAACCGAGTTTATAAAAACATAAATTTAGATATACTTCAAATACGCTTAAAACAGAAAATAAGTATGAGTATATCTAACTAAAGCCTAGCTATTATAATTGATCAATAATCGGCTAATTTTAGATTAAAAGGTAAAATCTTAACTATTTTTATTATTTTATATTGAAAACTATAATTTTCAAACTATTATGAATTCTTGTTTTTGCACTATTCTAATTATGTATTAAATGATGATTTTATAGCTATTTGATGTACTTTACTTTTTGTAGTATAAAAACTTATCCATTAAATTTAATGCAATAATTTCTATCTATTTATACATATAATTATTTGTATTATTTTACATAGTATATTTTAGCAATTTTCTTATTTTTTCTATTTCTAATATTTTGTTGTAATAGATAATTTTTTTGTTATAATTACTTAAATTTTAAAAAGGCTAAGTAAATGAAAGATATAAAAAAGACGTATGATGATTTCCCTTATAAATCAAAACCATTCGCAAATAGCTCTATATACAAACTCGAATCAATAGCTACTTTACTAGGTCTCTCCCCTGCTCCTGTTAATAATGCAAGAGTTCTTGAGATAGGGTGTAGCTTTGGTGGAAATCTTATAATGAGTGCTATTTCTAATCCTGAATCAGAGTTTATAGGTATAGATATCTCTGAAACTCAGATAAATTTAGGAAAAAAGCTTATAAAAGATATGAAAATTAAAAACTTAAAACTTATGCAGCTTGACATTTCTCATGCTACGCAAGAGCTTGGAAAATTTGATTATGTTATCTCTCACGGTGTTTATAGCTGGGTTCCAGATGATGTGAAAAACGCGATATTGGGGGGGGTAGAAAGCTTTTGACAGACAATGGTATAATGTATGTATCGTACAACACCTATCCAGGATGGAAATATAAAGATATAATAAGAGATCTTATGGTCTACTCTTCTAAAAACGAAACTAGCGATATAGCTAGACTTGAGAAATCAAAACATATGCTTAAATCATACGTTGAATATATAAATGCTCTTCCTGATGGAAGTATGAGAAAAAATGGATTTAGCTCAGTAATGCTTGAAAATGCAAAAAATATAGCCGATTCATATGAAAATTTTTACATTTTGCATGAGTATTTAGAGACGTTTAATGACCCTTGTTACTTTTATGAGTTTGTAGAGCGAGCAAAAAATCAAGATCTTGAATATCTTATAGACGCTTCTATGACTCCTACTTATATAACTTGTATCGATGATCTCCCGCAAAACTCTAGGCCAAATGAACGCATACAAAAAGAGCAGTATGGAGACTTTTTATCCAATAGAGCGTTTCGTTCAAGCGTACTGACAACGAGCAAAAATGCAAGTTCAATTACCGAAGCATTAAATGGAACATTCAAAAAAACAGATATCGATAAGCTGTATTTTTTTGGTAAATTTGATATAACGGATAATTATATAGAAGATAGAAACAAAGCTGTAAAATACCAAACAACATATGAATGGATAGCCCAAGAGTTCAATTCAAACTATCCAAATAGCTTAAACTCAGCCTATTTTTTGGAAAAATATCCACAGAAAGAGAATGAAATATATGAAGCATTAATGAAATTTATATGCTATGGAAGTATCAATTTCACAAATATAGAACTAAAAGCTCTTGCATACAAGCCAAATGAAACTAGGATAAAACAGAATTATGAAAACTATATAAAGTACTTTAGCAAAGAATCGGATCCGGTTATCGCTATGGCGACTGCTTTAAATTTACTAGTCGGCGAAATGACTGCTCAAGATGCTAGATTTGCGCTTATGTTTGATGGAAAAAATAGTATAGATGATATTGTTTTAGCCGTCAAAAAGTTTTTAAAAACAGGAAAACAAAGATTTACTAGAACAAAAAGCGACGGAACAACAGTAGTTGTAACAGACCAAGCCGAGATAGAAGCTACTTGCACAGACTATGTTTTAGGGCTTGAGCAAAAGCTTAGAAACGCTTATTATTTTGAAGCTATTTAAACTTTTATTTTTAGAGAGTTTAATGCTTCTTTGGATAATCAAAAAACAGCGCGTGAGCATGACTCTCTTTGATATGCTCAAAACTCCCTTCAAATTCTATGCAAAATATTCCGCTAGTCGGGATATTTCCAATATCTGAATCACTAAGAAATTCGCAAATTTCAGTCAAACTCGGATTATGCCCTATTATGAAAACACTATTTAATTCATCGTTTAAACTGTTTAAAAATTTAAATATACTTTCTAAACTAGCTTCATAAAGCTCTTTTACGGTTTTTATATCTTTTTTATATCCTATCTCTTTTGATATTAAATTTGCGGTTTTGATCGCTCTTTTTGCAGGCGATGAAAATATCATATCTGGTATAACGCTATGTTTTTTTAATCTTTTACCCATAAATTTAGCATTCATTTTACCCTTATCGTTTAGATCTCTATCAAAATCGTTATTAGTTTCTTTAGTAGCTTTTGCATGTCTTATGAAGTATATTTTTTTCACTGTTTCTCCTGTAAATCTATAATTTTATCAAGCTCGCTTTGATCAAATCCAGCCATTAGCCTATGTTTTACATCAAGTTCTCGTTTCGTATGAAATGCTTTTGGATAGTGTTTTAAAACTATATTCATCCACTCTTTTGGATCAACACCCTGCTCTTTACAGGCAAATTTAAACCATTTATCTCCCTTTTTAACATGCCCTATTTCTTCATCATGTATTGTTTTTAATATATCTAAAAGGTAATTTTTTTGCTTATCGTTTGCGATTTTTTTCATCATAAATAAATTTGCGTCAAGTCCATTTGCTTCCATGAATCTAGGTAGCACAGCCATTCTATCTAATAGACTATTTTCTGTTTTTTGCATAGCTATAAAAAGTCCATTGTGTACGGTAAAATCTCCGTAATTATATCCCGCATTTTCCAGTTTTTCATTTATCATTTTAAAATGTTTTATCTCATCATCTGCTACTTCAAGCCAGTCAAAATAAAACTCTTTTGGTAAATTTAAAAACCTATAACAAGCATCAAGTGCTATATCTATCGCACTATATTCTATATGAGCTATAGAGTGTAAAAATGTGGCTAGGGCTTTATTTTGACTATGTTTTTTCAAATCCTTCATCTCGCATACATCGCATATTTTAGCATAACTAGGAGTTGTAAGACTTTTTGGAATAAAATTAACATTAAATTCGTATTCGTCATTTTTAAATTTAAAAAACAGTTGTTCAAATTTAAAAAATTTAATTTCTAAGCGGCTTTCATTTAGAATTTCCCAAACTTCATCGAAAAAATTCATCTAAATACCTTTAAAAAAGCGGCTAAATAGCCTATGGCAAAACCAAAAAGATGCGCATACCAAGCGATATTAATTCCAAGAAGAAGCGGAGCAAAACTCATCAACAAAATCGCTATTATAAGCCCTTTTCTACTATATCTATCAAGATTTGCCATAAATCCTAAAAGAACGCTTATAGCTCCGCTAGCTCCTACTAAATTTACATTTGCAAACATTAAATAACTAAGGCTAAGAGCACTAGTTATAACTCCGCCTACTATATATAATAGCAAAAATTTTACAGATCCAAGATATCTTTCTAAAAGCATACCAAATTGATATAATACAGCCATATTCATTAGTATGTGCATAAGAGAACCATGTAAAAACATAGTGGTTATAAGTTGCCAGTATGCTCCTTCAAAGAAAAGTTCATTTAATCCAAAAAATATACTAAATGAGCGTGAATTATAAACAAAATATTCTAAAAAATACACAACGGCATTTATAGCTATGAGAAACGGAGTTGCTGTCAAATTATACCTTTTGTCTGAAACTTTGTATTTGAGATTTTACAAAAAATCGGCTTAAATGTTACAAAAACTCACATTTTTAGAAAAATATAATTAAAAAGAATGTTTTTATTAAATTTTTGCTTATAAAATGATAATATATAGCTAGGTTTTATAATATAAAAATAAGAGACTTAAACTAAATTTAAAGGATATGTATGCAAGATAAAGTCTATTTATACGCAACCTGTTTAGGCAGTGCTACTATGGGCAGAATGGTAGTAAGTGCTACAAAATTGCTACAAAATTGCGGCGTAGAAGTCATATTTAAAAAAGATCAAACTTGTTGCGGACAACCGAGTTATAACTCCGGCTACTTTGAAGAGAGTAAAAAAATCGCTCTTTATAATGTAGAGCTTTTTAGTGAAGACTACCCTATTTTAGTACCTAGCGGCTCTTGTGCCGGTATGATGATGCATGACTATGTAGAGTTGTTTGAAAATGATGCAAATTACGAAAAAGTGAAAAAATTTAGCTCTCGAGTTATGGATTTATGCGAGTTTTTAGATACTCAACTTCCTATAAAAGACAAAGGTGATCCTATAAAAGTAACGTGGCATAGCAATTGTCACGCTTTAAGAGTTACAAAAAGTATAGAGCATGCAAAAAATTTAATAAAAAAACTAAACAACGTAGAGCTTATAGAGCTTCAAAGAGAAGAAGAGTGCTGTGGATTTGGTGGAACTTTTGCTGTAAAAGAGCCTGAAATCTCAAATGCTATGGCAAAAGCAAAGATAGACGATATCAAAAAAACAGGGGTAAAATACCTCATAAGCGCGGATGGCGGTTGTCTCATGAATATAGCTGGAACTATGAGCAAAATGGGAGAAGATATAAAAAGCATCCATCTATACGACTTTTTATTAAAACGCACAGAAGGAGGCTTAATATGAACGCACATGAAGATATAATCATACAAAAGCTAGCCGATAAGCAGATGAGAGCGAATCTAGACTCTGCAATGCATACTCTTCAAACAAATAGAGCAAAACTGATAAATGCGAATTTCAAAGACTGGCAAGGTCTTAGACAAAAAGGTAAATTTGTAAAACAAAAAGCTTTAAATACTTTGGGCGAAAGACTCATTGAATTCGAGAAAAATGCTACTGACAATGGATTTAAAATCCACTGGGCATCTACGGCGGAAGAAGCTTGCGAAATCATATATAATCTGATGGTAGATAAAGGTATAGATACTATTTTAAAAGGTAAATCCATGGCTAGTGAGGAGATTCATTTAAATCACTACTTAGAAGATAGAGGAATGAAACCTTTTGAAACCGACCTTGGAGAAGTTATAATACAGCTTATCGGAGAACCTCCTGTTCATATAGTTGTTCCAGCTATCCATAAAAATCGTTATGAAATAGGTGAAATATTTCATGAGAAATGGGGTGCAAAAAAAGAAAGCGAACCGGAAAAATTAAATGCTATAGCTAGACAAAAAATGAGAGAAGAGTTTAAAACTCTTAAAATGGGATTAAGCGGAGTGAATTTCGCCCTTTCAAAAGAAGGTGCAATATGGCTGATAGAAAATGAAGGTAACGGGAGGATGTGTACGACTATGCCGGATATATTAGTTAGTATCTGCGGTATAGAAAAAGTAGTTGAATCCATAGAAGACGCCGCCACTACAGACACCCTGCTTTCGCCAAGTGCTACTGGACAGTTTATTACTAATTATAACAACATAATCTCAGGACCGCGCCGAGACGGCGAACTTGACGGTCCTCGAGAGTGCCATATAATTCTTTTAGATAACAACAGAACAAATATGTTAGCGCATGAAGAGTATAGCGAAGCACTTAGGTGTATTAGATGCGGTGCTTGTATGAATTTTTGTCCCGTATATGATAAGATCGGCGGTCATAGCTATAGAGCGGTATATCCGGGACCCATAGGAGAAGTTATAAGTCCTCAAATATTCGGTATGGATAATTATGGAGATATAGTCTCTCTTTGTTCGCTTTGTGGTAGATGTTCGGAAGTATGCCCGGTAGAAATTCCATTAGCGGATCTTATACGAAAATTAAGAAGAGATAAGATCGGCGAAGGTAAAAATCCGCCTATGGGAACATCAAATTTAGAAAAAAATAGAGCCGAACAAATAGCATTTAAAGGTTATTCCGCTATGGCAACCAACGGATTTATCTGGAGAACAGCTATGAAAAGCGCAGGAATATTTAGCAGTATATTACAAAACGGTAGATGGATGCCAGTAATAAGTAACTGGTTAAACTATAAAGATCTTCCGGATTTTAAATACGATTTACACAAAGAGATTAAACAGATACAAGGGGTTAGATATGAGTAGCAAAGAGATTATACTAAACAAAATCAAATCTAGCGGATATAAAATGCCAAACATTGACGTAAGCGCTCCTAGTCAGAATCCATCAAGTCATATAATTAGCTCAGATGACGATATATATGCTGAATTTACACAAAGAATCGTAGCAAATAAAGCCTTACTCGTGGAGAGTTCGCCTGAAAAATTAAATGAAGATATTCAAAAAATTATCGACAAAGAGACGGTAAAAAATCTGATTTATCCAGATTCTCTTAGTTTTGATGTTGCAAATTTAAATATAGAAAATAAATTTAAATTTGATAAACCGGTAGATGGATTTAAGGCTCAGATATTCGACTATGATGTAAGTATTATAGATGCTAGAGGAGGTGTAAGTTCGCACGGAGTAGCTTGCATAGCATCTTCAAAGTCTCAACCAAGACTTCTAAGCTTAACTCCAAAAGTCTGCATAGCTCTTATCAAAAAAGATAGCATAGTAAAATCGCTTTGCGATATGCTAAATAAGATAAAAAAAGAAGACGGAAAACTGCCTACAAACGTAGTTTTTATATCAGGACCTAGCAGAACAAGCGACATAGAGTTGCAGCTAGTTCTAGGAGTTCACGGATCGCAGATATT from Campylobacter fetus subsp. fetus includes the following:
- a CDS encoding methyltransferase regulatory domain-containing protein — protein: MTDNGIMYVSYNTYPGWKYKDIIRDLMVYSSKNETSDIARLEKSKHMLKSYVEYINALPDGSMRKNGFSSVMLENAKNIADSYENFYILHEYLETFNDPCYFYEFVERAKNQDLEYLIDASMTPTYITCIDDLPQNSRPNERIQKEQYGDFLSNRAFRSSVLTTSKNASSITEALNGTFKKTDIDKLYFFGKFDITDNYIEDRNKAVKYQTTYEWIAQEFNSNYPNSLNSAYFLEKYPQKENEIYEALMKFICYGSINFTNIELKALAYKPNETRIKQNYENYIKYFSKESDPVIAMATALNLLVGEMTAQDARFALMFDGKNSIDDIVLAVKKFLKTGKQRFTRTKSDGTTVVVTDQAEIEATCTDYVLGLEQKLRNAYYFEAI
- a CDS encoding class I SAM-dependent methyltransferase; the encoded protein is MKDIKKTYDDFPYKSKPFANSSIYKLESIATLLGLSPAPVNNARVLEIGCSFGGNLIMSAISNPESEFIGIDISETQINLGKKLIKDMKIKNLKLMQLDISHATQELGKFDYVISHGVYSWVPDDVKNAILGGVESF
- a CDS encoding rhomboid family intramembrane serine protease; amino-acid sequence: MTATPFLIAINAVVYFLEYFVYNSRSFSIFFGLNELFFEGAYWQLITTMFLHGSLMHILMNMAVLYQFGMLLERYLGSVKFLLLYIVGGVITSALSLSYLMFANVNLVGASGAISVLLGFMANLDRYSRKGLIIAILLMSFAPLLLGINIAWYAHLFGFAIGYLAAFLKVFR
- a CDS encoding methylenetetrahydrofolate reductase, producing MGGICIPERHEKKGDEDLRVAGKTIKGCEFFITQAVYNLENAKRFLDDYSNLNIKKVPIIFTFTPCGSLKTLEFMRWLGISVPKQFENRLFKSDDPLKASISLSLDMFEFLFKYGKAKGISIGANVESISTRKVEIEASVELVNGIKSIIS
- the metE gene encoding 5-methyltetrahydropteroyltriglutamate--homocysteine S-methyltransferase yields the protein MSKSFITGFPRIGEQRELKFALESFWAGKSDFSEVERIAKELKVRHWKYQKDAHIDFISANDFSYYDLMLDNIVAFGAIPPRFDGLSGTDLYFSMARGNKTSVAMEMTKWFNTNYHYIVPELSKETKFSLNPTKILNEYKEAKAQGITPKINLIGPITFLALSKTTDGSCALCHLDALVEQYAKLLVEISKLDNEVVVQIDEPIFVTDKAEKLKDKIVLVYEKLCTNDNVKIIFMTYFEHANEAVKEIVKTKVWGVGLDFVHASCQKDSLEILKNSDKVLFAGLIDGRNVWVSDLDAKLELINKIKEYISSERLNIGTSCSLLHVPYTLKYEEKLSIKEWLSFAVEKLTEVKLLKKLANNEHFCESGEGLLAKNRAAIASRKTSELVNDKTVQERVKNLSKFERDTPYEERIKTQKAKFNLPELPTTTIGSFPQTPELRQVRNAYKKSLISQEAYEKDIKKYIDECIAFQEECGLDVLVHGEPERNDMVEYFGEQLKGYAFSTNGWVQSYGSRCVKPPLLFGDVSRPKAMTVDWISYAQSKTNKIMKGMLTGPVTILNWSFVRDDKPRSEIAKELALCIYDEISDLQNAGIKIIQVDEAAFKEGYPLRHENVSAYEKFAVDCFKLSVCSAKAETQIHTHMCYSEFNDIIKTIEAMDADVISIETARSGNELLKIFKSVGYKQEVGPGVYDIHSPRVPSVEEIATQIHALLEVLPKSQLWINPDCGLKTRKWEEVKPSLTNMTAAVKIVRLS
- a CDS encoding SixA phosphatase family protein, coding for MKKIYFIRHAKATKETNNDFDRDLNDKGKMNAKFMGKRLKKHSVIPDMIFSSPAKRAIKTANLISKEIGYKKDIKTVKELYEASLESIFKFLNSLNDELNSVFIIGHNPSLTEICEFLSDSDIGNIPTSGIFCIEFEGSFEHIKESHAHALFFDYPKKH
- a CDS encoding (Fe-S)-binding protein, whose product is MQDKVYLYATCLGSATMGRMVVSATKLLQNCGVEVIFKKDQTCCGQPSYNSGYFEESKKIALYNVELFSEDYPILVPSGSCAGMMMHDYVELFENDANYEKVKKFSSRVMDLCEFLDTQLPIKDKGDPIKVTWHSNCHALRVTKSIEHAKNLIKKLNNVELIELQREEECCGFGGTFAVKEPEISNAMAKAKIDDIKKTGVKYLISADGGCLMNIAGTMSKMGEDIKSIHLYDFLLKRTEGGLI
- a CDS encoding LutB/LldF family L-lactate oxidation iron-sulfur protein — protein: MNAHEDIIIQKLADKQMRANLDSAMHTLQTNRAKLINANFKDWQGLRQKGKFVKQKALNTLGERLIEFEKNATDNGFKIHWASTAEEACEIIYNLMVDKGIDTILKGKSMASEEIHLNHYLEDRGMKPFETDLGEVIIQLIGEPPVHIVVPAIHKNRYEIGEIFHEKWGAKKESEPEKLNAIARQKMREEFKTLKMGLSGVNFALSKEGAIWLIENEGNGRMCTTMPDILVSICGIEKVVESIEDAATTDTLLSPSATGQFITNYNNIISGPRRDGELDGPRECHIILLDNNRTNMLAHEEYSEALRCIRCGACMNFCPVYDKIGGHSYRAVYPGPIGEVISPQIFGMDNYGDIVSLCSLCGRCSEVCPVEIPLADLIRKLRRDKIGEGKNPPMGTSNLEKNRAEQIAFKGYSAMATNGFIWRTAMKSAGIFSSILQNGRWMPVISNWLNYKDLPDFKYDLHKEIKQIQGVRYE
- a CDS encoding ferritin-like domain-containing protein, with the protein product MNFFDEVWEILNESRLEIKFFKFEQLFFKFKNDEYEFNVNFIPKSLTTPSYAKICDVCEMKDLKKHSQNKALATFLHSIAHIEYSAIDIALDACYRFLNLPKEFYFDWLEVADDEIKHFKMINEKLENAGYNYGDFTVHNGLFIAMQKTENSLLDRMAVLPRFMEANGLDANLFMMKKIANDKQKNYLLDILKTIHDEEIGHVKKGDKWFKFACKEQGVDPKEWMNIVLKHYPKAFHTKRELDVKHRLMAGFDQSELDKIIDLQEKQ
- a CDS encoding LutC/YkgG family protein; its protein translation is MSSKEIILNKIKSSGYKMPNIDVSAPSQNPSSHIISSDDDIYAEFTQRIVANKALLVESSPEKLNEDIQKIIDKETVKNLIYPDSLSFDVANLNIENKFKFDKPVDGFKAQIFDYDVSIIDARGGVSSHGVACIASSKSQPRLLSLTPKVCIALIKKDSIVKSLCDMLNKIKKEDGKLPTNVVFISGPSRTSDIELQLVLGVHGSQIFYAVTY